In Artemia franciscana chromosome 4, ASM3288406v1, whole genome shotgun sequence, a single window of DNA contains:
- the LOC136026054 gene encoding cytochrome c1-like has product MAGPKRGRGGKASAQAPEKVEGEPEIKVGKSEEDVKEETPKEEQISSETDQGEKEANAEEKPAAQEKAEEKKPVAKGKGKKGGKVEEPAVEEKTTEEEEPADAKTEETKEGKKGELTM; this is encoded by the exons atggCTGGTCCAAAAAGAGGTCGTGGTGGCAAAGCATCTGCCCAAGCACCAGAGAAAGTTGAGGGTGAACCAGAAATCAAGGTTGGAAAGTCAGAAGAAGATGTAAAGGAAGAAACTCCTAAGGAAGAACAGATTTCTTCAGAGACAGATCAAG GTGAGAAAGAAGCCAATGCAGAAGAGAAGCCTGCAGCCCAAGAAAAGGCTGAAGAAAAAAAGCCAGTTGCTAAAG GTAAAGGCAAGAAAGGTGGAAAGGTTGAAGAGCCAGCAGTTGAGGAAAAGACAACTGAAGAGGAGGAACCTGCCGATGCCAAGACTGAAGAAACCAAGGAAGGAAAGAAAGGTGAGCTgactatgtaa